A portion of the Homo sapiens chromosome 16, GRCh38.p14 Primary Assembly genome contains these proteins:
- the NSMCE1 gene encoding non-structural maintenance of chromosomes element 1 homolog isoform X2 → MATDFAENELDLFRKALELIIDSETGFASSTNILNLVDQLKGKKMRKKEAEQVLQKFVQNKWLIEKEGEFTLHGRAILEMEQYIRETYPDAVKICNICHSLLIQGQSCETCGIRMHLPCVAKYFQSNAEPRCPHCNDYWPHEIPKVFDPEKERESGVLKSNKKSLRSRQH, encoded by the exons ATGGCTACGGATTTTGCAGAGAATGAACTGGATTTGTTTAGAAAGGCT CTGGAACTGATTATTGACTCAGAAACCGGCTTTGCGTCTTCCACAAACATATTGAACCTGGTTGATCAACTTAAAGGcaagaagatgaggaagaaggaagCGGAGCAGGTGCTGCAGAAGTTTGTTCAAAACAAGTGGCTGATTGAG AAGGAAGGGGAGTTCACCCTGCACGGCCGGGCCATCCTGGAGATGGAGCAATACATCCGGGAGACGTACCCCGACGCGGTGAAGATCTGCAATATCTGTCACAGCCTCCTCATCCAG GGTCAAAGCTGCGAAACCTGTGGGATCAGGATGCACTTACCCTGCGTGGCCAAGTACTTCCAGTCGAATGCTGAACCGCGCTGCCCCCACTGCAACGACTACTGGCCCCACGAGATCCCAA AAGTCTTCGACCCTGAGAAGGAGAGGGAGTCTGGTGTCTTGAAATCGAACAAAAAGTCCCTGCGGTCCAGGCAGCATTAG